DNA from Halorarum salinum:
ATTCCCATGGGTTTCGTGTCGGAATCGGAGCCTATACCGGTGACAGGTCGTCTGCATCCACGGCGCTCCGTCGACGAGAAAGGTCACGTCGTCGACGTGATGTTTTTCACGGAGTTCAGCAAGGAACATCTCGGTAAGCGCCTGTGTTCTCGTCGAATAGAGCCGCTCATGCAGCAAGCGGTTTGTTGCGGGATCGACGGCGGCGTACAGCCAGTATCGCTCGTCGTTGAGCTGGATCACGGTCTCGTCGACCGCAACGTGATCCGGATTTGTACCCTCGACTGGCTGTAGGTCAGCCTTCTGCACCCAGTTGTGAACGGTCGAACGACAGCGATCGACACCAAACGTATCGAGATTGGAGATTGTATCCGAAAGTGATAGTACAGCCAAATGGAGTTGGATACCGAGCTTCATCGCAGGCTCGGGTGTCGCCGCTCGCTCCAGAAAATCTAACTCGAAGCAGTCGCTACCACCGTCGAGGCGGGCTGTTTCGAGCATTGACCACTCACAAATCGTCCCGCCTCGCTCTTCATCCTTATCTGAACACCGCCCACTGGGAGATTAGTCGTTGATCTAAGTTGTACGAACGTCTCGTAGAAATCCCACCTTTCCGACTGTGAATCAGGCCGGATCAGCCAACCCATCGAGTTCACGAACCCGTTTCCGAATCGTGAGCGTAGTAACGCCTGCTTCATCCGCGAGTTCCTGTTGTGTGATCGAGCACCCTGCTGCCTGCCCGGCAGAATACACGCACGCTGCAGCGACACCGTTCGGATTCCGACCGTTCGCGATGCCTTCATCCACCGTGATACGTGCGAACCCCTGCGCGCGATGCTCGACTGCACTGGACGCGCCAACCACAGATGCGAGTCGCGGCACGAGTTCAGGCGGGTGGCGTGGCGCCGCTTCGAGCCCGAGTTCCTCGTTGAGGACGCGGTAGCCCAGTTTCACCTTCGATTCGCCACACCGAGCGACGTCAGCGATCTCGGCCAGCGTTCGGGTGACGCCGTCACAGCGGCAGGCCGCATACAGACAGCCCGCTGCAATCGTCTCGATCGATCGGCCGCGAATCAGATCCGCCTGCATCGCCTCGCGGTAGATCGCTGCCGCCCGCTCGGCCACCGTCTTCGGTAGGTCGAGCGCGCCGGTCATCCGATTGAGTTCACCGCAAGCGTGGGCAAGATTTCGCTCGGCCTTCGATCCGAACCGCGCGCGGTTGTGTTCGCGACGCATACGTCCGACCTGCGCCTTCTTTCGATTCGAGAGGTCCCTGTCCGGATCGTTCATGCCGAAGCCAATCTCGGTCGAGAGCCCGCGGTCGTGTCTCGCTTCCGTTAACGGTGCACCCGTTCGCTTGGGAGCGGTGTCGTCATTGTCGAACGAGCGCCACTCCGGTCCGTGGTCGATCCGCTGCTCGGTGATGACGAGTCCGCAGTCGGTACAGCGACGCTCGCCGGCGTCTGCGATCACCGAGCCGTCGCACTCAGGACAGGTCGCGAAGAGGTGATTATCGGTCTGTTCGTCGAAGCCGGTGTCGTAGACGTCTCTCAGTGACATCGTCGATCATGCGAGGCACCTCTCGACTGCCCCGCACCCGTCGGGGGCCAACAAAACTCGCTGTGGTCGGTCCGCACCAAGACGTGAACGCGTCTACTCGGCATGCTGTTCCACGACAGCCGATTCGCTCACCTGTGACCGATTTGCGAGCATACATATAGGACGTCGAACGAGTCTCGGCTGAAATGGATCTACATCGTGACTGCCATCGGTTCGGTGGGGGGCTTGTCCTTCTGCTGGTTCTCGTCGTACTCACTGGCTGTCTTGGGACTGCTGGACCTGGCTCGAGCGTACCGGATTCGACCGCGACATCGGAGGTCGAATCTCCCACGTCGACACCGACAGCGACACAGACGGCTGCAGATCCTACTCAACCGGTGACCGTCGAACGTCCGTTCGCACCAGAAACGGTACCCGAACGGCTGAACGCCACAACGGACTGGGACCACCATAAGGAAACCCACCGGACGCTCGTTCGGAACGGGAGCGGTGCCTCGTTCGTCTACTCGGAGGCGACCCGTGACGGGCCGATCACCGCACCAACGTCGTACGACCTATCCCTGAAATTCGCCCAGACGACGGACGTAGCGTCCGGGACGATGTTGCGGAAGAACTCGTACGGGTCCGACAGCCCCATCGAGACCATCGAGTACTACAACGAACCCAGCACCCTCCATGCGCATGCCATCCACCACGCTGGCGGGAAGACGTACGAGGACATCGAACACGTCCCGGTGGAGGAGGAGTCCTCGGCCGAACTCGCGACCGCAACCGATCGGTGGGCGTGGGACGGTCGTACCGTGTTCGATGCTATCGACGACGTGACCTGGGAGTACGTCACCCACGAGACGCGGAGTGACGGACAGCAGGTTTCGATCTACGAGGCGACGAGCATACGCGATGACCGCGACGTCGTCGAGGGTCAACTGCAGATTACCGATACTGGTGTCG
Protein-coding regions in this window:
- a CDS encoding transcription initiation factor IIB; protein product: MSLRDVYDTGFDEQTDNHLFATCPECDGSVIADAGERRCTDCGLVITEQRIDHGPEWRSFDNDDTAPKRTGAPLTEARHDRGLSTEIGFGMNDPDRDLSNRKKAQVGRMRREHNRARFGSKAERNLAHACGELNRMTGALDLPKTVAERAAAIYREAMQADLIRGRSIETIAAGCLYAACRCDGVTRTLAEIADVARCGESKVKLGYRVLNEELGLEAAPRHPPELVPRLASVVGASSAVEHRAQGFARITVDEGIANGRNPNGVAAACVYSAGQAAGCSITQQELADEAGVTTLTIRKRVRELDGLADPA